The nucleotide window AAGGGAGGAAAAGGATCAGGAGCAATGGGGACCAATGACTTGGAGTGGAGGGGTCTGGAGGCTGGGATAGATGTTGGTCAGGTTTGAATTGGGATGATAAGGAACTTGGGGTGGTGGCTGAGGATGATGATGTTGATGAGATGTGACGACATCATGTGACGACGATGACGCAGATGACCAATGGGTGACTATGAAGTTGTGTGTGTGGGGTGACTGATTTGAATGATTGTACGCAATGAAGGTGATGGTGACTGAGAAACACTTGGAGCAAGGTAAACACGGCAGGTCATACTTAATAAAGCTAGGAGTATAGATTTCTATCCAAATAATTTAAGAAGCAAAATATATCTATCTGGTACCCAAGGGCTGTTTAGCTGCCCAACCCTAAGAGCTGGAAAGCTAAACAGAGCTCTGTcccatttctttctatttttgcaaaaaaaatagatgctctttgtttaaaaaaagtcaaattcataaTTCACAAGCTGGCTAGGTCTTTTGGGATCTGAGGATTATTAACTCAGCAACACAAATGTAAATCCATGGCTGTGTAGGCCAGGTCTTATACTACTTTTGCCACAGAACTAATAAAACGCCCCACAAGCAACAATTTCCACTAGACACTGTGAAAACCTTGGTGAGGGCTGTGTTGCTGCTCAGATTTTGCCAGGGGCACTTGCGGTTCAAGGTGCATTTAAATTTCAAGGGATATCACTAATCTACAGGATAGGAGGCAGGTATAGTGTTGAGGCTTTGGGTCGGGAGGAGTAGGAGGTGGGGTTCTGGCTGCCTAAGTGGCAACTTCAGGTGGCACATTATGACCAAAGGGGTCAAACGGGAGGTGGGCCAGGAGGCCCCCCCACTCTGAGAAATGCGGTTAGGATTAATTTCAACATCAAGTGTACATCCAGGATAGGCCAAAACCTTTGGGATCTCAGGATGAGACTCAGTCTTCATCAGATCCTCATTTTTAGAGTTAGGAAGTATTTTGGTTCATACTCCCTCGTTCCTAATTCAGAATTTTAGAGCCAGAGAGTACCTTGATGTTGATGTTCAAACCCCTCCTTCAAGAGGGGCAAGAAGGTGAGCCCGGAATTGGGATGTGGACTCGCCAAGGGTCACACAGCGAGTTAGTGGTAGAGCTAGGACGGGGTCCTGGCCCCCCAGAAGCCAATCCGGGACTCTCTGCCTGACACACAGCCGCTGCACTCTGCAAAATCTCAAATCAACCAGAAAGATCTAAAGGGTTGCAGTGTTGAACTTGATATGAGTGCACGTTGGAAATGGCGTGTGAGAATTAACGAACGACAGAGTTAGCCCTTTTCACAGTGGGTGGTCATGCACAGCACTCGTAACGGTTTCACGAGGACCCTGGTGCCGAGACCCCTTGGAGAGGGATGTCGACACTGAGTCCTGGTTCTgttaccttgttttttttttgtctttttgatttttgattaaGTTTTAAGTTTAGAATAAGATACTTATTTCCTTTACTTGTTTAAAGatgaaattcttattatttttttttgatcatgcattaagagagagagaaagaggatctTTTAGCATTGCGTTTCACACAGCAACACAAAGACAATATATGTAAGCATAGCGTTCACCAGATTTAACACGAGATATAGCGAACACCACTGCAAAGATTAGGACAGACCGCATATAGTGAGCTCTGCGGGACCCCGAGAACATAGAGGGGCCTGTGGGAACGCTGCTTAGATCTCCTCCTCGCCAGCCTCCTTGTTGAAGGTGGTCATGTCGATCTTCTCCGGAAAGATGATGTTGACCGCCAGATCCTCCCCACTGTGGTACTGCAGAAGCAGGTTCTTCTTCTTGCGCAGCATGTGGTTGTAGCGCAGGTTGGACACCCAGGTCTCGCACTTGTTGAGGAAGACGATTCCCATGGTGCCCAGCACCACCAGACTGGTAAGCACGCCCAGGATCGTGAAGCAGATAGCCTGACCCTCGGTGAGGAGAGGGGTGTTCTTGTTGAGTTCTTTCATGGACACCTTCAGGATGTGGTGCTCGGGCTGCGGCACTGGCAGCTCGTGCACCCCAGGGGTTAGGCGGTAGGCTAGCCCGTAACTGCTGGGCAGACGGGTGACCTGCTGGGGGCCCCGGGCACGCTTCTTGGCACAGGTGGGACCAGTAAACTCGGGCTTGCACAGACACTCGTAGCTCACCTGTGAGTGCTGCAGGCAGGTGCCTCCATTCAGGCATGGGGTGCTGGAGCAGCTGTTCACAGGGCGGCTGCAGGTCTTGTCGATGAAGCCAGCCGGGCAGCGGCAGCGGAAGTCGCCCCCGATGTCGGTGCAGACGCCATCGTTCTCGCACGGGTTCGGGTTGCAGCTGTTGGTCACAATCTCGCAGAAATTGCCTGAGAAGCCAGGGGGGCACAGGCAGGAGGGATGGGAGGCCCAGCCCTCATCGTCCACACAGCTGCCTCCGTTCTGGCAGGGGGAACTGCAACACAACGGGAGACATGGTAAAGGGATCTCGGGGGCTGGGCTAGGACAGTGCTACAGGAATTGGGGTGGGGCAGACCCCTGGCCCCTCTCTCTGGACATATCGCAAACTTCTACAGAAGGTCCCAGCCTGACAAAAGGACAGGTGCTCAAAATACATtaagtgagggagggaaggagatagGAAGGGAATGCCAGCCAAGGAGACACAAGGCAGAGCCTGGGACCACGTCCCCTGCCTGCGAGGGGCTCACCAGCTGTTCAAGGGGTGGTGCACACCTCACCCCATCACGATGCCAACCTGGAACACACATGACCTCCCAAGCCAGGAAGCCCATGTCCTCTCCCATCTCTTATTTCATCTCTCCGACCAGAGGACTGATGGTTAGTCACTagacagatagggaaactga belongs to Nycticebus coucang isolate mNycCou1 chromosome 9, mNycCou1.pri, whole genome shotgun sequence and includes:
- the DLK1 gene encoding protein delta homolog 1 isoform X2 — encoded protein: MTATEALLRVLLLLLAFGHSTHGAECFPPCDPQNGFCEDDNVCRCQPGWQGSLCDQCVTAPGCYNGFCEEAWQCICNEGWEGKLCEIDVRPCTSFPCANNGSCVNLEHGQYKCSCIPGYTGKDCMKKEGPCVNNGSPCQNGGSCVDDEGWASHPSCLCPPGFSGNFCEIVTNSCNPNPCENDGVCTDIGGDFRCRCPAGFIDKTCSRPVNSCSSTPCLNGGTCLQHSQGQAICFTILGVLTSLVVLGTMGIVFLNKCETWVSNLRYNHMLRKKKNLLLQYHSGEDLAVNIIFPEKIDMTTFNKEAGEEEI
- the DLK1 gene encoding protein delta homolog 1 isoform X3, translating into MTATEALLRVLLLLLAFGHSTHGAECFPPCDPQNGFCEDDNVCRCQPGWQGSLCDQCVTAPGCYNGFCEEAWQCICNEGWEGKLCEIDVRPCTSFPCANNGSCVNLEHGQYKCSCIPGYTGKDCMKKEGPCVNNGSPCQNGGSCVDDEGWASHPSCLCPPGFSGNFCEIVTNSCNPNPCENDGVCTDIGGDFRCRCPAGFIDKTCSRPVNSCSSTPCLNGGTCLQHSQAICFTILGVLTSLVVLGTMGIVFLNKCETWVSNLRYNHMLRKKKNLLLQYHSGEDLAVNIIFPEKIDMTTFNKEAGEEEI
- the DLK1 gene encoding protein delta homolog 1 isoform X1, which encodes MTATEALLRVLLLLLAFGHSTHGAECFPPCDPQNGFCEDDNVCRCQPGWQGSLCDQCVTAPGCYNGFCEEAWQCICNEGWEGKLCEIDVRPCTSFPCANNGSCVNLEHGQYKCSCIPGYTGKDCMKKEGPCVNNGSPCQNGGSCVDDEGWASHPSCLCPPGFSGNFCEIVTNSCNPNPCENDGVCTDIGGDFRCRCPAGFIDKTCSRPVNSCSSTPCLNGGTCLQHSQVSYECLCKPEFTGPTCAKKRARGPQQVTRLPSSYGLAYRLTPGVHELPVPQPEHHILKVSMKELNKNTPLLTEGQAICFTILGVLTSLVVLGTMGIVFLNKCETWVSNLRYNHMLRKKKNLLLQYHSGEDLAVNIIFPEKIDMTTFNKEAGEEEI